TGGAGTCTGCCCTCCCATCCACACATTTCCTATATTCCCTGGAACGCGGTTGCACGCCTGCCCGCCGGCCGGTACTGTGAAGGGGTATTCATGAGGGGTGGCCCGTGTCCATCAACGCTCCGGAGTCGTTCTCGCTCACCTCCCGCATCCGCTACGACGAGTGCGGCGCCGGCGGCGTTGTCCGCGCGTCGGTGTACGTCCGGCTCCTGCAGGAGATGGCTTTCGAGCACTCCGCGGCCTGCGGGTATCCGCCGGAGTGGAACATCGCGCGCGGCCTGTTCTGGCTCGCGCGCCGGGTCCGACTCGTTGTGGAGGCACCGGCGCGCCACGGCGACGCGCTGGTCTGCACCACCCGGCTGCTGGGCGCCCGGCGCATCCTGGCACGCCGGCTCGGCACGGTGCGCCGAGGGGACAACGACACGCCGGTGGCCACCGCAGTCGTGGACTGGATTCTGACCCAGAACGGCACCACCCCGGTGCGCATCCCGGAAGATGTGGCCGCCTCCTTCCCGGGCATGGAGCGCACGGTCGCTCCACTTCCCCTGGAGGAGCCCAGTCCGCCGGCAGGAGTGCCCGAGGCGTCCCTGTGGGTGCGGACCAGCGACGCCGACGCGATGGCCCACGCCAACCACCCCGTTTACCTCGACCTGCTCGACGACGCGGTGTTCCGGGCCGGGGGCGGCCAAGCAATCGCAGCCCTCCCACGCACCTACGATCTCCAGTATCACGCCGCGGCCCCTGTTGGGGCACCGCTGCGCGACCTGGCCTGGGCTGAGAGCAGCACCTGGCACTACCGGCTGGTTACACCCGAAGGCCGCCTAATACTGCACGGCCGCCTGGCGACCTCGGCCTAAACGCGCGCGCCCTCGGGCAGGTCTACTCCCAGGGGACACCTCTCGTTCGAATGGAGCCTGCGATGATCCGTGCAACCGCACTGATGCTTGGTCTCTTGCTCGCGGCCGCTCTTCCCCATCCCGAGCGCTCGTCGGCGTCTCCGTTCCAGCACGTCGTGGTGATCGTGATAGACGGCGCCAGGCCCGACTACCTCGATCTCACGCCGATGCCAAACCTACGACGGCTGATGCGCGACGGCACGGTCTACACCCGCGCTTGGATCGGGCAGATGATCGCCAACACCCCGCCGGTGCACGCCACCCTGGCCACAGGAACGCTCCCGCGCACCAACGGCGTGGTCGGCTTCGGATG
The nucleotide sequence above comes from bacterium. Encoded proteins:
- a CDS encoding acyl-[acyl-carrier-protein] thioesterase, with the translated sequence MSINAPESFSLTSRIRYDECGAGGVVRASVYVRLLQEMAFEHSAACGYPPEWNIARGLFWLARRVRLVVEAPARHGDALVCTTRLLGARRILARRLGTVRRGDNDTPVATAVVDWILTQNGTTPVRIPEDVAASFPGMERTVAPLPLEEPSPPAGVPEASLWVRTSDADAMAHANHPVYLDLLDDAVFRAGGGQAIAALPRTYDLQYHAAAPVGAPLRDLAWAESSTWHYRLVTPEGRLILHGRLATSA